One Verrucomicrobiaceae bacterium genomic window carries:
- a CDS encoding transposase, which translates to MNLAQACQTLGVSRSGYHAHLRKHQRPRRRQDAQLATEIRAAFTASRGTYGSPRLVRALRDKGSAPRQQPHRPAHA; encoded by the coding sequence ATGAACCTCGCCCAAGCTTGCCAGACCCTCGGCGTCAGCCGCAGCGGCTACCATGCCCACCTGCGCAAGCACCAACGCCCACGCCGCCGCCAGGACGCGCAGCTCGCCACCGAGATCCGCGCCGCATTCACCGCCAGCCGGGGCACCTACGGCTCGCCACGCCTCGTGCGTGCCTTGCGCGACAAGGGGTCTGCACCACGGCAACAACCGCATCGCCCGGCTCATGCGTGA
- a CDS encoding IS3 family transposase, whose amino-acid sequence MREQNLRVRQKRRFVPRTTVTDKTAAVAPNHLLQRSAPKRLNEVWVTDITYLPTREGWLYLAAEMDLCSRRILGWSTREDLATTLPNAALELALQTRGSKPKDLLHHSDRGCQYTSSEFRQRLKLRGITARMSRTANCYDNATMESFWATLKAECFGTTVPATRAQARSMVFDYIETFYNPVRLHSALGFKSPVAFEQSIQNN is encoded by the coding sequence ATGCGTGAGCAAAACCTCCGCGTGCGCCAGAAGCGCCGCTTCGTGCCGCGCACCACGGTGACTGACAAAACGGCGGCAGTCGCTCCCAACCACCTCCTCCAACGCAGCGCCCCCAAGCGCCTCAACGAGGTCTGGGTCACCGACATCACCTACCTGCCGACTCGCGAAGGCTGGCTCTATCTCGCCGCTGAGATGGACCTCTGCAGCCGCCGCATCCTCGGCTGGAGCACGCGTGAAGACCTCGCCACGACACTGCCCAACGCAGCTCTCGAACTCGCCCTGCAAACACGTGGATCAAAGCCAAAAGACCTGCTCCACCACAGCGACCGTGGCTGCCAATACACCAGCAGCGAGTTCCGCCAGCGTCTCAAACTGCGTGGCATCACCGCCAGGATGAGCCGCACCGCCAACTGCTACGACAACGCCACCATGGAGTCCTTCTGGGCCACGCTGAAAGCTGAATGCTTCGGCACCACCGTCCCGGCCACCCGCGCCCAAGCCCGCTCCATGGTCTTCGACTACATCGAGACCTTCTACAACCCCGTGCGCCTTCACAGCGCCCTCGGCTTCAAATCACCTGTGGCCTTCGAACAATCCATCCAAAACAACTAA
- a CDS encoding transposase, with amino-acid sequence MTVDFDSTVITRDGSQEGAAKGYNPNRKGRNSHHPLMAFISQTRMVANAWLRPGNTAACSNCVEFMRETFDEALAGVKVGLVRGDSGFYTDEILSALEERSLNYIIAARAYSNIKNEVHGMKDWVEICPRHRSQRVAASVSRSEDQGASAHCGA; translated from the coding sequence GTGACGGTGGACTTCGACAGCACGGTCATCACGCGCGATGGCAGCCAGGAAGGCGCTGCCAAGGGCTACAACCCCAACCGCAAAGGGCGCAACTCGCACCATCCGCTCATGGCCTTCATCAGCCAGACACGCATGGTAGCCAACGCATGGCTGCGCCCGGGCAACACGGCAGCGTGCTCCAATTGCGTCGAGTTCATGCGCGAGACTTTCGATGAGGCGCTCGCGGGAGTGAAGGTGGGCCTCGTGCGTGGCGACAGCGGTTTTTATACTGACGAAATCCTGAGCGCGTTGGAAGAGCGCAGCCTCAACTACATCATCGCCGCGCGGGCCTACTCCAACATCAAGAACGAGGTCCACGGCATGAAGGACTGGGTGGAAATCTGCCCCCGGCATCGCAGTCAAAGAGTGGCGGCATCAGTCAGCCGATCCGAAGACCAAGGCGCGTCGGCACATTGTGGTGCGTAA
- a CDS encoding transposase yields the protein MRKQISRRSQAGGKLLFDDLPDYRFSLYVTNLDLPLDQIWYIYNTRADCENRIKELKQDFGLDAFCLQELTRSPPHGSLALRAALRAVCLAARRAARLWATEASFRFIMVAYNLMSLFRRFGLNSHNQATLATLRSYYFAIGGWVRQHARKRVLKLSLPGKKRPWMDAIFRQIEARPPPFAYSIA from the coding sequence GTGCGTAAGCAGATCAGTCGCCGTTCACAGGCCGGAGGCAAGTTGCTCTTCGACGACCTGCCCGACTACCGCTTTAGCCTGTATGTGACCAATCTCGACCTGCCGCTCGATCAGATATGGTACATCTACAACACTCGGGCCGACTGCGAGAACAGGATCAAAGAGTTGAAGCAAGACTTCGGCCTCGACGCGTTCTGCCTGCAGGAGTTGACTCGGTCGCCGCCTCACGGCTCCCTCGCCCTGCGGGCTGCACTGCGTGCAGTCTGTCTCGCTGCCCGCCGGGCAGCTCGGCTTTGGGCCACGGAGGCCTCGTTCCGCTTCATCATGGTAGCCTATAATCTGATGAGTCTGTTCCGGCGTTTTGGACTCAATAGTCACAATCAAGCCACCTTGGCGACGCTGCGATCCTATTACTTTGCAATAGGCGGTTGGGTCAGACAACACGCTCGAAAGCGAGTGCTCAAGCTCTCACTGCCTGGCAAAAAACGTCCCTGGATGGACGCTATCTTCCGCCAAATCGAGGCTCGCCCACCGCCGTTCGCTTACTCAATTGCATAA
- a CDS encoding DUF1670 domain-containing protein, producing MLNEVTSGTGMSPWEAQVVIEVIREVYFATPGNAPLRHGQLLYTCVKVEAGAGVALKDCPVQSVTLSILGEGDDQVHGAEMLRRHRIGRLCEEARDQGGLLTQEDLAQILSCDARTVRRDIKALKDLGIHIPTRGQQKDIGPTLTHKGVAIRHWLEGKEPKEVARAINHSLRAVERYLNHFARVIYCVLHGFSVLQTAFALGISNVSVHAYLDIYQEFKSKEGFKLRVAELEAIGTAHHESGDTKTGALLAPTKCINSSPKGATQP from the coding sequence ATGCTCAACGAAGTCACCTCCGGCACTGGCATGAGTCCGTGGGAGGCCCAAGTCGTCATTGAGGTCATCCGCGAGGTCTATTTCGCCACCCCGGGCAATGCCCCACTGCGCCACGGCCAGCTTCTTTATACCTGCGTCAAAGTCGAGGCCGGGGCGGGTGTCGCGCTCAAAGACTGCCCGGTGCAAAGCGTCACCCTCAGCATCCTGGGCGAAGGCGACGACCAAGTCCACGGCGCGGAGATGCTGCGCCGCCACCGCATCGGCCGCCTCTGCGAGGAGGCACGCGACCAGGGCGGCTTGCTCACGCAGGAAGACCTCGCGCAGATCCTCTCCTGCGATGCACGAACCGTGCGCCGCGACATCAAGGCGCTCAAAGACCTCGGCATCCACATCCCCACGCGTGGACAGCAAAAAGACATCGGCCCGACACTCACCCACAAAGGTGTAGCCATCCGCCACTGGCTCGAGGGCAAGGAGCCGAAGGAAGTCGCCCGCGCCATCAACCACTCCCTGCGCGCCGTCGAGCGCTACCTCAACCACTTCGCCCGCGTCATCTACTGCGTCCTCCACGGCTTCAGCGTACTGCAAACCGCCTTCGCGCTGGGCATCAGCAACGTTTCCGTCCACGCCTACCTCGACATCTACCAAGAGTTCAAAAGCAAAGAAGGATTCAAGCTGCGAGTCGCAGAACTCGAGGCCATCGGCACGGCGCACCACGAAAGTGGTGATACCAAAACGGGGGCGCTTTTGGCACCCACAAAGTGTATCAACTCATCGCCGAAAGGAGCCACGCAGCCATGA
- a CDS encoding DUF1670 domain-containing protein: MSDRLQHARDTFGPQCYKTFEGALSAFIAAECPQLGGLLTRKALAQAIAQLVTAHYPSTTHMAQGQVRWTAVHKDETSSYGKTIAQSQLTPVVLDLLPNSEVQARAEGTKLRKVKKEAVARLF, encoded by the coding sequence ATGAGCGACCGACTCCAACACGCCCGCGACACCTTCGGCCCACAGTGCTACAAAACCTTCGAAGGAGCCCTCAGCGCCTTCATCGCCGCCGAATGCCCCCAGCTCGGAGGACTCCTCACGCGCAAAGCCCTGGCGCAAGCCATCGCCCAGCTCGTCACCGCGCACTATCCCAGCACCACCCACATGGCCCAAGGCCAAGTGCGCTGGACCGCCGTGCATAAAGACGAGACCAGTAGCTACGGTAAAACCATCGCCCAGAGCCAGCTCACCCCCGTCGTGCTCGATCTGCTGCCAAACAGCGAAGTGCAGGCCCGCGCCGAAGGCACCAAGCTACGCAAAGTGAAAAAAGAAGCCGTCGCCCGCCTCTTTTGA
- a CDS encoding DUF1670 domain-containing protein — protein sequence MLTNAEVSQLLKLSPSTVGIYRREWEDEHQRMLPTRGSIHDMGTTLTHKKIILQKLIFEGKNVQTVCREPTEGR from the coding sequence GTGCTCACCAACGCCGAAGTCTCGCAGCTGCTCAAACTCTCACCCAGCACCGTTGGTATCTACCGGCGCGAATGGGAAGACGAGCACCAGCGCATGCTGCCCACCCGCGGCAGCATCCACGACATGGGCACCACGCTCACGCACAAGAAGATCATCCTGCAAAAGCTCATCTTCGAGGGCAAGAACGTGCAGACCGTATGCCGCGAACCGACCGAAGGGAGATAG